A single region of the Acanthopagrus latus isolate v.2019 chromosome 11, fAcaLat1.1, whole genome shotgun sequence genome encodes:
- the ankrd24 gene encoding ankyrin repeat domain-containing protein 24 isoform X1 yields MKSLKAKFKKNESQDWSKSDERLLQAVEQNEPDKVSALIVKKGLCPTKLDAEGKSAFHLCASRGRLDCLEAIIAQGADLTVTDGAGFSALHLAAKNSQSECLKRLLQERLAVDCTDSIGRTALHHAAVSGCLSCTETLWDFKADLDVQDGDGATPLILAAQMSRVELCVFLLGRGANANIQDNQGRSALMLACESDSVETVEALLRGGANTQLIDALGHKATDYSATTGNQRIMQMLQEGVPPVELDLCLSVNPTPTLTQPSQVPSAASSVQGGTTPRKRKAPPPPRSPLQIQGLPPSPQPRNPAPPAQSPEPPSQSPSPQPPETQQPAQAEDEEVFEEIRRLRLERGRLLQKIKALEQQQQSALSALEELSQLKQRLQEAEAERDKLLEELKGGHGIGASDSEDMDEMFDFPEKLLSKRSRASPAQDEATSQGDAESARPSPAPADPGTVAELHKQIEELTSQNSELALKVQMLEMFEKDDTDMQTSSSDFVPLVQYETLRKEFEALQERLSQAQASDEASSVAEERGDEKSQGGGADPESTEALKEKLRVLEEQLASSQSELEELREQMRLGVLSVECGEGGTAAAGGGTEDGGPSQEAQQLRARVTELEEELARRRGEAGGQSGQDSDTIRQLTEKVEELQAALDRKESTKQGGEKDGEGEETETVKGLRDKVSELEAALAQSRTSGREGGAGGDGDQVRRLQERVGELEGQLRKCVPRSELEEVQVTLGLQCEQLARERADVARRLNDALLDLERLRPPPRVDDEEDEEEEEEHSESSEPSVRSDQSRRSLAAVREELEVARQEAAQALDCLCAEREGRAQDALQLKDAVPLSKHKEALSAVSEQLAQTLQELQEEKTLRGRAEEQAAGLEAKLQAMEDAVPKEEHEKVKGELQRSLQASESSAAAAQEALSEKEMELRELKSQKAAEQGLISKEDYEALRLSLQAEINAATARFNDLTRKHEKTCTEVFQVQREALFNKSERQVAESQLATVQQQLAELQAKSSHIQELHKDIQESQGLVKEKDRKITELSKEIFRLKEALGALSPPLGITSSSSTHHGNPGQQVALQNRIAILSQQLQDWERKHKQVVTIYRSHLLAAVQGRMDEEVQSLLLQILRMSKQGH; encoded by the exons ATGAAGAGTCTGAAGgcaaagtttaaaaagaatGAG AGTCAGGACTGGAGTAAGAGTGATGAGAGGCTCCTGCAGGCTGTGGAGCAGAATGAACCTGACAAAGTCTCAGCTCTCATCGTCAAAAAGGGCCTCTGTCCCACCAAGCTGGATGCTGAGGGCAAGTCGGC GTTCCACCTCTGTGCGTCTCGAGGCCGGCTAGACTGTCTGGAGGCCATCATCGCTCAAGGAGCGGACCTCACCGTCACTGATGGTGCCG GCTTCAGCGCCCTTCACCTCGCAGccaaaaacagccaatcagagtgttTAAAGAGACTCTTACAG GAGAGATTAGCCGTCGATTGCACCGACAGCATTGGGAGGACGGCGCTTCATCATGCAG CAGTCAGTGGCTGCTTGTCCTGCACTGAGACCCTTTGGGACTTTAAAGCTGATCTAGATGTCCAAGATGGG GACGGGGCCACACCTTTGATTTTAGCAGCCCAGATGAGCAGAGTGGAGCTGTGTGTCTTTCTCTTGGGTCGAGGTGCCAATGCAAACATACAAGACAACCAGGGAAG GTCTGCATTGATGCTGGCATGTGAGAGCGACAGCGTTGAGACCGTAGAAGCTCTCCTGAGAGGCGGGgccaacacacagctgatcgACGCCCTTGGACACAAGGCCACCGACTACAGCGCAACCACGGGCAACCAGCGCATCATGCAGATGTTGCAGGAGGGTGTACCTCCAG TTGAGCTTGACCTCTGCTTGTCTGTGAACCCCACTCCCACCCTCACGCAGCCCTCACAAGTCCCCTCGGCCGCTTCGTCAGTGCAAGGGGGCACTACCCCCCGCAAACGGAAAGCTCCTCCGCCACctcgctctcctctccag ATCCAGGGTTTGCCACCCTCTCCTCAACCCCGGAACCCTGCTCCACCTGCCCAGTCCCCCGAGCCCCCGTCCCAGTCTCCTTCTCCTCAGccaccagaaacacaacaaccGGCCCAG gcggaggatgaggaggtgtttGAGGAGATCCGACGGCTGCGTCTGGAGAGAGGCCGTCTGCTGCAGAAGATCAAGGCCttggagcagcagcaacagagcgCCCTCTCTGCCTTGGAGGAG TTGTCCCAGCTAAAGCAGCGTCTGcaggaggcagaggcagagagggacaagctgctggaggagctgaagggaGGTCATGGTATCGGGGCCAGTGACTCTGAGGACATGGATGAAATGTTTGACTTCCCAG AGAAGCTGCTCTCCAAGCGCTCCAGAGCCTCCCCTGCTCAGGATGAGGCCACTTCTCAAGGGGACGCGGAGTCAGCCCGCCCCTCTCCTGCCCCTGCAGACCCAGGAACTGTTGCCGAGCTGCACAAACAAATAGAGGAACTGACCTCACAAAACTCTGAGCTAGCCCTCAAAGTGCAG ATGCTGGAGATGTTTGAGAAGGATGACACGGACATGCAGACCTCCAGCTCGGACTTTGTCCCCTTAGTGCAGTACGAGACCCTGAGGAAGGAGTTCGAAGCCCTTCAGGAGCGCCTCTCTCAGGCCCAGGCTTCAGACGAGGCCTCCAGCGTAGCGGAGGAGCG GGGTGATGAGAAGTCTCAGGGAGGAGGTGCAGATCCAGAGAGTACCGAGGCCCTGAAGGAGAAGCTGCGAGTGCTGGAGGAGCAGTTGGCCTCCTCCCAgtctgagctggaggagctgagggagcagATGCGCCTCGGGGTGCTCTCTGTGGAGTGTGGTGAAGGGGGCACTGCTGCGGCAGGTGGTGGGACTGAAGACGGTGGCCCGAGCCAAGAGGCGCAGCAGCTGAGAGCGAGGgtgacagagctggaggaggagctaGCTAGGAGACGGGGCGAGGCAGGGGGTCAGAGCGGCCAGGACAGTGACACAATcagacagctgacagagaaagTAGAAGAACTCCAGGCAGCTCTGGATCGCAAGGAGTCCACAAAACAAGGAGGGGAGAAAGACGGCGAAGGAGAGGAGACGGAAACGGTGAAGGGCCTCCGTGACAAAGTGTCTGAGTTGGAGGCAGCCCTGGCACAGAGCAGGACgtcagggagagagggaggagcaggaggagatggagatcAGGTCCGACGTCTCCAAGAGCGAGTGGGGGAGCTGGAGGGGCAGCTGAGAAAGTGCGTGCCCCGCtcggagctggaggaggtgcaggtgaCTCTGGGGCTCCAGTGTGAGCAGCTGGCCAGGGAGAGGGCAGACGTGGCTCGGAGGCTCAACGATGCCCTCCTGGACCTGGAGAGACTCAGGCCTCCCCCCCGCGTGGATGAtgaagaggacgaggaagaagaggaggagcactcGGAGAGCTCAGAGCCCTCAGTCAGATCAG ATCAGTCCAGACGCTCCCTGGCAGCAGTGAGAGAAGAGCTGGAGGTGGCGAGGCAGGAAGCAGCCCAGGCCTTGGACTGTCTTTGTGCCGAGCGAGAGGGCCGGGCACAGGACGCCCTGCAGCTGAAAGACGCAGTGCCGCTCTCTAAACACAAGGAGGCGCTGTCTGCGGTGTCGGAGCAGCTCGCTCAGACACTGCAGGAGCTCCAGGAGGAGAAGACTCTGCGTGGTCGGGCTGAGGAGCAGGCGGCTGGACTGGAGGCCAAACTGCAGGCCATGGAGGACGCCGTACCCAAAGAGGAGCATGAGAAAGTGAAG GGAGAGCTTCAGCGCTCCCTGCAGGCCAGCGagagcagtgcagcagcagctcaggaggCTCTGAGTGAGAAGGAGATGGAGCTGAGAGAGCTCAAGTCCCAGAAGGCTGCAGAACAGGGTCTGATCTCCAAGGAGGACTATGAGGCCCTGCGGCTCTCGTTGCAGGCAGAGATCAACGCCGCCACGGCTCGCTTCAACGACCTCACTCGCAAGCATGAGAAGACCTgcactgag GTGTTCCAGGTGCAGAGGGAGGCTCTCTTTAATAAGAGTGAGCGGCAGGTCGCGGAGTCCCAGCTGGCCacggtgcagcagcagctggccgAGCTACAGGCCAAATCCAGCCACATCCAGGAGCTCCACAAGGACATCCAGGAATCCCAGGGCCTGGTCAAGGAGAAGGACCGCAAG ATAACAGAGCTGTCAAAGGAGATTTTTCGGCTGAAGGAGGCCCTGGGCGCTCTGTCGCCGCCTCTGGGgatcacctcctcctcgtccaccCATCATGGTAACCCTGGCCAACAAGTGGCACTGCAGAACAGGATCGCCATActcagccagcagctccag GACTGGGAGAGAAAGCACAAACAGGTGGTGACTATATACCGCTCCCATTTACTGGCAGCTGTACAG GGTCGAATGGATGAAGAGGTGCAGAGCCTGCTACTCCAGATCCTGAGGATGTCAAAGCAGGGACACTGA
- the ankrd24 gene encoding ankyrin repeat domain-containing protein 24 isoform X2: MKSLKAKFKKNESQDWSKSDERLLQAVEQNEPDKVSALIVKKGLCPTKLDAEGKSAFHLCASRGRLDCLEAIIAQGADLTVTDGAGFSALHLAAKNSQSECLKRLLQERLAVDCTDSIGRTALHHAAVSGCLSCTETLWDFKADLDVQDGDGATPLILAAQMSRVELCVFLLGRGANANIQDNQGRSALMLACESDSVETVEALLRGGANTQLIDALGHKATDYSATTGNQRIMQMLQEGVPPVELDLCLSVNPTPTLTQPSQVPSAASSVQGGTTPRKRKAPPPPRSPLQIQGLPPSPQPRNPAPPAQSPEPPSQSPSPQPPETQQPAQAEDEEVFEEIRRLRLERGRLLQKIKALEQQQQSALSALEELSQLKQRLQEAEAERDKLLEELKGGHGIGASDSEDMDEMFDFPEKLLSKRSRASPAQDEATSQGDAESARPSPAPADPGTVAELHKQIEELTSQNSELALKVQMLEMFEKDDTDMQTSSSDFVPLVQYETLRKEFEALQERLSQAQASDEASSVAEERGDEKSQGGGADPESTEALKEKLRVLEEQLASSQSELEELREQMRLGVLSVECGEGGTAAAGGGTEDGGPSQEAQQLRARVTELEEELARRRGEAGGQSGQDSDTIRQLTEKVEELQAALDRKESTKQGGEKDGEGEETETVKGLRDKVSELEAALAQSRTSGREGGAGGDGDQVRRLQERVGELEGQLRKCVPRSELEEVQVTLGLQCEQLARERADVARRLNDALLDLERLRPPPRVDDEEDEEEEEEHSESSEPSVRSDQSRRSLAAVREELEVARQEAAQALDCLCAEREGRAQDALQLKDAVPLSKHKEALSAVSEQLAQTLQELQEEKTLRGRAEEQAAGLEAKLQAMEDAVPKEEHEKVKGELQRSLQASESSAAAAQEALSEKEMELRELKSQKAAEQGLISKEDYEALRLSLQAEINAATARFNDLTRKHEKTCTEVQREALFNKSERQVAESQLATVQQQLAELQAKSSHIQELHKDIQESQGLVKEKDRKITELSKEIFRLKEALGALSPPLGITSSSSTHHGNPGQQVALQNRIAILSQQLQDWERKHKQVVTIYRSHLLAAVQGRMDEEVQSLLLQILRMSKQGH; this comes from the exons ATGAAGAGTCTGAAGgcaaagtttaaaaagaatGAG AGTCAGGACTGGAGTAAGAGTGATGAGAGGCTCCTGCAGGCTGTGGAGCAGAATGAACCTGACAAAGTCTCAGCTCTCATCGTCAAAAAGGGCCTCTGTCCCACCAAGCTGGATGCTGAGGGCAAGTCGGC GTTCCACCTCTGTGCGTCTCGAGGCCGGCTAGACTGTCTGGAGGCCATCATCGCTCAAGGAGCGGACCTCACCGTCACTGATGGTGCCG GCTTCAGCGCCCTTCACCTCGCAGccaaaaacagccaatcagagtgttTAAAGAGACTCTTACAG GAGAGATTAGCCGTCGATTGCACCGACAGCATTGGGAGGACGGCGCTTCATCATGCAG CAGTCAGTGGCTGCTTGTCCTGCACTGAGACCCTTTGGGACTTTAAAGCTGATCTAGATGTCCAAGATGGG GACGGGGCCACACCTTTGATTTTAGCAGCCCAGATGAGCAGAGTGGAGCTGTGTGTCTTTCTCTTGGGTCGAGGTGCCAATGCAAACATACAAGACAACCAGGGAAG GTCTGCATTGATGCTGGCATGTGAGAGCGACAGCGTTGAGACCGTAGAAGCTCTCCTGAGAGGCGGGgccaacacacagctgatcgACGCCCTTGGACACAAGGCCACCGACTACAGCGCAACCACGGGCAACCAGCGCATCATGCAGATGTTGCAGGAGGGTGTACCTCCAG TTGAGCTTGACCTCTGCTTGTCTGTGAACCCCACTCCCACCCTCACGCAGCCCTCACAAGTCCCCTCGGCCGCTTCGTCAGTGCAAGGGGGCACTACCCCCCGCAAACGGAAAGCTCCTCCGCCACctcgctctcctctccag ATCCAGGGTTTGCCACCCTCTCCTCAACCCCGGAACCCTGCTCCACCTGCCCAGTCCCCCGAGCCCCCGTCCCAGTCTCCTTCTCCTCAGccaccagaaacacaacaaccGGCCCAG gcggaggatgaggaggtgtttGAGGAGATCCGACGGCTGCGTCTGGAGAGAGGCCGTCTGCTGCAGAAGATCAAGGCCttggagcagcagcaacagagcgCCCTCTCTGCCTTGGAGGAG TTGTCCCAGCTAAAGCAGCGTCTGcaggaggcagaggcagagagggacaagctgctggaggagctgaagggaGGTCATGGTATCGGGGCCAGTGACTCTGAGGACATGGATGAAATGTTTGACTTCCCAG AGAAGCTGCTCTCCAAGCGCTCCAGAGCCTCCCCTGCTCAGGATGAGGCCACTTCTCAAGGGGACGCGGAGTCAGCCCGCCCCTCTCCTGCCCCTGCAGACCCAGGAACTGTTGCCGAGCTGCACAAACAAATAGAGGAACTGACCTCACAAAACTCTGAGCTAGCCCTCAAAGTGCAG ATGCTGGAGATGTTTGAGAAGGATGACACGGACATGCAGACCTCCAGCTCGGACTTTGTCCCCTTAGTGCAGTACGAGACCCTGAGGAAGGAGTTCGAAGCCCTTCAGGAGCGCCTCTCTCAGGCCCAGGCTTCAGACGAGGCCTCCAGCGTAGCGGAGGAGCG GGGTGATGAGAAGTCTCAGGGAGGAGGTGCAGATCCAGAGAGTACCGAGGCCCTGAAGGAGAAGCTGCGAGTGCTGGAGGAGCAGTTGGCCTCCTCCCAgtctgagctggaggagctgagggagcagATGCGCCTCGGGGTGCTCTCTGTGGAGTGTGGTGAAGGGGGCACTGCTGCGGCAGGTGGTGGGACTGAAGACGGTGGCCCGAGCCAAGAGGCGCAGCAGCTGAGAGCGAGGgtgacagagctggaggaggagctaGCTAGGAGACGGGGCGAGGCAGGGGGTCAGAGCGGCCAGGACAGTGACACAATcagacagctgacagagaaagTAGAAGAACTCCAGGCAGCTCTGGATCGCAAGGAGTCCACAAAACAAGGAGGGGAGAAAGACGGCGAAGGAGAGGAGACGGAAACGGTGAAGGGCCTCCGTGACAAAGTGTCTGAGTTGGAGGCAGCCCTGGCACAGAGCAGGACgtcagggagagagggaggagcaggaggagatggagatcAGGTCCGACGTCTCCAAGAGCGAGTGGGGGAGCTGGAGGGGCAGCTGAGAAAGTGCGTGCCCCGCtcggagctggaggaggtgcaggtgaCTCTGGGGCTCCAGTGTGAGCAGCTGGCCAGGGAGAGGGCAGACGTGGCTCGGAGGCTCAACGATGCCCTCCTGGACCTGGAGAGACTCAGGCCTCCCCCCCGCGTGGATGAtgaagaggacgaggaagaagaggaggagcactcGGAGAGCTCAGAGCCCTCAGTCAGATCAG ATCAGTCCAGACGCTCCCTGGCAGCAGTGAGAGAAGAGCTGGAGGTGGCGAGGCAGGAAGCAGCCCAGGCCTTGGACTGTCTTTGTGCCGAGCGAGAGGGCCGGGCACAGGACGCCCTGCAGCTGAAAGACGCAGTGCCGCTCTCTAAACACAAGGAGGCGCTGTCTGCGGTGTCGGAGCAGCTCGCTCAGACACTGCAGGAGCTCCAGGAGGAGAAGACTCTGCGTGGTCGGGCTGAGGAGCAGGCGGCTGGACTGGAGGCCAAACTGCAGGCCATGGAGGACGCCGTACCCAAAGAGGAGCATGAGAAAGTGAAG GGAGAGCTTCAGCGCTCCCTGCAGGCCAGCGagagcagtgcagcagcagctcaggaggCTCTGAGTGAGAAGGAGATGGAGCTGAGAGAGCTCAAGTCCCAGAAGGCTGCAGAACAGGGTCTGATCTCCAAGGAGGACTATGAGGCCCTGCGGCTCTCGTTGCAGGCAGAGATCAACGCCGCCACGGCTCGCTTCAACGACCTCACTCGCAAGCATGAGAAGACCTgcactgag GTGCAGAGGGAGGCTCTCTTTAATAAGAGTGAGCGGCAGGTCGCGGAGTCCCAGCTGGCCacggtgcagcagcagctggccgAGCTACAGGCCAAATCCAGCCACATCCAGGAGCTCCACAAGGACATCCAGGAATCCCAGGGCCTGGTCAAGGAGAAGGACCGCAAG ATAACAGAGCTGTCAAAGGAGATTTTTCGGCTGAAGGAGGCCCTGGGCGCTCTGTCGCCGCCTCTGGGgatcacctcctcctcgtccaccCATCATGGTAACCCTGGCCAACAAGTGGCACTGCAGAACAGGATCGCCATActcagccagcagctccag GACTGGGAGAGAAAGCACAAACAGGTGGTGACTATATACCGCTCCCATTTACTGGCAGCTGTACAG GGTCGAATGGATGAAGAGGTGCAGAGCCTGCTACTCCAGATCCTGAGGATGTCAAAGCAGGGACACTGA